From the genome of Methanobrevibacter smithii ATCC 35061, one region includes:
- a CDS encoding right-handed parallel beta-helix repeat-containing protein, which yields MKINNKILVSLLIVLIAAVSLSAVSAADDAASTVVSSPAEQVEAVEISSIDMGGVINEPATESKTWNVNSSATYEDVQKIIDNSQSGDTINFTKDAVYNWHSSEVLSAITIPHTLIIEGNNATIDCDNGFIANSKSASVEGTVFQNINFNIKQANLINGRGIDLSGVTNIKVINCTFANGNAGVRTSSCSDITVDGCSFIGTTDVTTIGKKEIGTKAVAIMGGSNHKILNNYFGKDLLDGVSIASNSKNNFQFINNTFEENWYGVFYGGGVRGIVVQGNTFINNKVYDLGLVKAAGETKIINNTFITGNYSVTANGKTIAGTCTPIYIEQGNTEHGYPSNIETITIQNNIFKAYNNTNPYTIDAVHIQSNGGPLLPLGTITVADNTYEKGITPVSFMDKNWEGDNNTYIISPITLDTTVKAPTTAITVGDSITMQLLAANGITIPNAKVTITATSGDITKTIEATTDAFGLFTVEGLGVGDWTLNIAYAGTTTSTNGYIYGASESKVKVSVSGKTALTIKDTTIIKGGKLIYTLTDANGKAIENVTVTLKINGREYTKVTDENGNIFMGINLQPNDYAITATCKVGNDTITSKDVITVTSNIITKDITLYFRNGTSFEATILDGEGKPVGEGQSVTFNINGVFYTKTTDENGMVKLGIKLLPDEYIITTIYGGIQISNKVTVLSTLETSDLEMTYGQNKSFVAKTLDGQGKVLANQTVKFNINGVLYTKTTNEAGEASLNIRLLPGQYIITSEYNGYQVGNHVTVNQ from the coding sequence ATGAAAATAAACAATAAGATTTTAGTATCATTATTGATTGTCCTTATTGCTGCTGTTTCACTTTCTGCTGTTTCAGCTGCAGATGATGCTGCTAGTACTGTAGTATCTTCCCCTGCAGAACAAGTTGAAGCTGTAGAAATTTCCAGCATCGATATGGGCGGAGTAATAAATGAACCTGCTACAGAATCTAAAACCTGGAATGTAAATTCAAGTGCAACTTACGAAGATGTACAAAAAATAATTGACAATTCACAAAGTGGAGATACCATTAACTTCACCAAAGATGCTGTTTACAACTGGCATAGTTCTGAAGTATTAAGTGCTATAACTATTCCACATACTTTAATTATTGAAGGAAACAATGCTACTATTGACTGTGACAATGGATTTATAGCTAACAGTAAAAGTGCTAGTGTTGAAGGAACTGTTTTCCAAAACATTAACTTCAATATAAAACAAGCAAACTTAATAAACGGACGTGGAATTGATTTATCCGGTGTAACTAATATTAAAGTTATTAACTGTACTTTCGCAAACGGTAATGCAGGAGTAAGAACCAGCAGCTGTTCAGACATTACAGTTGACGGATGTTCATTTATTGGAACTACTGATGTAACAACCATTGGTAAAAAAGAAATAGGTACCAAAGCAGTAGCTATTATGGGTGGATCCAACCACAAAATACTAAACAATTACTTTGGAAAAGATTTACTTGACGGAGTATCCATTGCAAGTAACTCTAAAAACAACTTCCAATTTATTAACAACACCTTTGAAGAAAACTGGTACGGTGTATTCTACGGAGGAGGAGTAAGAGGAATTGTTGTTCAAGGTAACACTTTCATAAACAACAAAGTTTATGACTTAGGACTTGTTAAAGCTGCTGGTGAAACCAAAATAATAAACAACACTTTCATTACTGGAAATTATTCCGTAACAGCAAATGGAAAAACCATCGCTGGAACCTGTACTCCTATCTACATAGAACAAGGTAACACCGAACACGGTTATCCAAGTAACATTGAAACTATTACCATTCAAAACAATATATTTAAAGCTTACAACAACACCAACCCTTACACCATCGATGCTGTCCATATTCAAAGTAACGGTGGTCCTTTACTCCCTCTCGGAACCATAACTGTTGCTGACAACACTTATGAAAAAGGAATCACTCCTGTATCATTCATGGATAAAAACTGGGAAGGTGACAATAATACTTACATTATTAGCCCTATAACTTTAGACACTACCGTAAAAGCACCAACTACTGCAATAACTGTTGGTGACTCAATCACTATGCAATTACTTGCAGCAAACGGTATTACTATCCCTAATGCAAAAGTTACCATTACCGCTACCAGCGGAGACATAACCAAAACTATCGAAGCTACTACTGATGCATTTGGTTTATTCACTGTTGAAGGATTAGGCGTTGGAGACTGGACTTTAAACATTGCTTATGCAGGAACCACAACAAGTACCAACGGATACATATACGGTGCATCCGAATCCAAAGTAAAAGTAAGCGTATCCGGTAAAACCGCTTTAACCATTAAAGACACTACCATCATTAAAGGTGGAAAACTTATTTACACTTTAACTGATGCAAACGGCAAAGCTATTGAAAATGTAACTGTTACATTAAAAATAAACGGAAGAGAATACACAAAAGTAACTGATGAAAACGGTAATATCTTCATGGGCATTAACCTCCAACCTAACGATTACGCAATTACTGCAACATGTAAAGTTGGAAATGATACCATAACCTCAAAAGATGTTATTACTGTAACTTCCAACATCATCACTAAAGACATTACTTTATACTTCAGAAACGGTACTTCTTTCGAAGCTACTATTTTAGATGGTGAAGGAAAACCTGTTGGAGAAGGACAAAGTGTAACTTTCAACATCAACGGTGTATTCTATACCAAAACTACTGATGAAAATGGTATGGTAAAATTAGGTATTAAATTATTACCTGACGAATATATCATTACTACCATTTACGGAGGTATTCAAATATCCAACAAAGTTACTGTACTCTCAACTTTAGAAACCAGCGACTTAGAAATGACTTACGGTCAAAATAAAAGTTTTGTTGCAAAAACATTAGACGGACAAGGTAAAGTATTAGCTAACCAAACTGTGAAATTTAATATTAACGGTGTATTATACACAAAAACAACCAACGAAGCTGGTGAAGCTAGCTTAAATATTAGATTATTACCAGGCCAATACATCATTACCTCCGAATATAACGGTTATCAAGTTGGTAATCACGTAACTGTTAACCAATAA
- a CDS encoding right-handed parallel beta-helix repeat-containing protein, with the protein MFFISILIFFLAINIVAAEDSDNATADAYDKSQVENVVLQNIEIDNVRLNTSDVSVFSKGEFYNATLTYDDGTPVFNKTITFDVNGVKYNKVTNNQGIASLSIRLNQGTYVISTSFTDSYDRILTHYNYVYVSDVKGTVIPEGLSNIEIQKILDSANAGDNIIFAGKNYENISLTISKNPVNIYSSVKSTLNGNSKSPVFTIESSKAAGTVIYNLIIQNGSEGILLKGTNNITVLNNDITKNSRGISVIGTDKSNIIGNLISNSKSFGIYLKDSTNTLIYSNCITKGGNGIYFDNGVKYTTIEHNQISYNKGYGINLHGSGPYTNITDNNVSNNDYGINIDCKGDSELYITNNAIHNNDVGLNIGENYVRSDEEGLTGVGYNFIGLNNEFNIAAKENDNYPAFKMGPVLTDGNDEPFIKICNKIKTEFLSFDVKQIDKGSILVSVDSKITTAIPWKVSVNNGGNWGYMEINNGNGILHVNNGDGIVKFGYYGSSGQETYKLSDYEAYIKPNYPVPPSNPTNQNTNGNGTSSNTQQGQSSATTSGGSNDGSLSVAGANSVSASSAQCSASASDSGSSDGASSSASASSSQSVAKVIDIDEEVVRIAGISILILLIIAVIALYYRNDIKSMIEKKNGK; encoded by the coding sequence GTGTTTTTCATTTCAATTTTAATATTCTTTTTGGCAATAAACATTGTAGCTGCTGAAGACAGTGATAATGCTACAGCTGATGCATATGATAAGTCTCAAGTAGAAAATGTTGTATTGCAGAATATAGAAATAGATAATGTTCGATTAAATACATCTGATGTGTCAGTATTTTCTAAAGGTGAATTTTATAATGCTACCCTTACTTATGATGATGGAACTCCAGTTTTTAATAAAACAATCACTTTTGATGTTAATGGAGTCAAATACAATAAGGTAACCAACAATCAGGGTATTGCAAGTTTGAGCATACGATTAAATCAGGGAACATATGTTATTTCCACTAGTTTTACAGATTCTTATGACAGAATTTTAACTCACTACAATTATGTCTATGTGTCTGATGTTAAAGGAACTGTTATTCCAGAGGGATTGTCCAATATTGAAATTCAAAAAATCCTTGATTCTGCAAATGCGGGAGATAATATAATTTTTGCGGGTAAAAACTATGAAAATATATCATTGACAATATCTAAAAACCCTGTTAATATTTACAGTTCAGTTAAATCTACTTTAAATGGAAATTCCAAAAGCCCAGTTTTTACAATTGAATCATCTAAAGCTGCAGGAACTGTTATTTATAACTTAATTATTCAAAACGGTTCTGAAGGAATTTTATTGAAGGGAACTAATAATATTACGGTTCTTAATAATGATATAACTAAAAATAGTCGTGGCATTAGTGTAATCGGTACAGATAAATCAAATATTATTGGAAATTTAATTTCCAATTCAAAAAGTTTTGGAATTTATCTTAAAGATTCAACTAATACTCTTATCTACTCTAATTGTATTACTAAAGGTGGAAATGGTATTTATTTTGACAATGGTGTAAAATATACAACTATTGAACATAATCAAATATCATACAACAAAGGATATGGAATAAATCTCCATGGGTCAGGACCTTACACAAACATAACTGACAATAATGTTTCAAATAATGATTATGGAATCAATATTGATTGTAAGGGTGATTCTGAATTATATATCACTAACAATGCAATTCATAATAATGACGTAGGTCTTAACATCGGTGAAAATTATGTAAGATCCGATGAGGAGGGATTAACTGGTGTCGGATACAATTTTATAGGTCTTAATAATGAATTTAATATTGCAGCTAAGGAAAATGATAATTACCCTGCTTTTAAGATGGGTCCGGTACTTACTGATGGGAATGATGAACCATTTATTAAGATTTGTAATAAAATAAAAACCGAATTCTTAAGTTTTGATGTTAAGCAAATTGATAAAGGTTCTATACTTGTATCTGTAGACAGCAAAATCACCACAGCTATTCCATGGAAAGTTTCAGTTAATAATGGCGGTAACTGGGGATATATGGAAATTAATAACGGAAATGGTATTTTGCATGTCAATAATGGTGACGGTATTGTAAAGTTCGGTTATTATGGCAGTTCTGGTCAGGAAACTTATAAGTTATCTGATTACGAAGCGTATATTAAACCAAATTATCCTGTTCCACCTTCTAATCCTACAAACCAAAATACGAATGGAAATGGAACTTCATCTAACACACAGCAAGGTCAAAGTTCTGCAACTACTTCTGGAGGATCAAATGACGGTTCTTTAAGTGTGGCTGGGGCTAATTCAGTATCAGCATCATCTGCTCAATGTTCTGCTTCTGCAAGTGACTCTGGTTCTAGTGATGGTGCTTCTTCTTCTGCATCAGCTAGTTCTTCTCAATCTGTTGCAAAGGTTATAGATATTGATGAAGAAGTTGTAAGAATTGCAGGAATAAGTATTTTAATATTATTAATAATAGCTGTCATTGCTTTGTATTATAGGAATGATATAAAATCCATGATTGAAAAGAAAAATGGCAAATAG
- a CDS encoding MotA/TolQ/ExbB proton channel family protein encodes MIIQGTETLSSFIHIVSESLLTPVMILIVVGLIVVILCIGGLINERISRKTISSEELESLVRDVSFSQSHSEIEKLIEESNLFDFQKNVLVKIANNYDIGSEARKALASELISAEETKLIKSTNKTDVLVRVGPILGLLGTLIPLGPGLAALGSGDIVTLAEALTVAFDTTVTGLVIGALAYLVSKFKKQWYESDLIVLETIAEAELETLNRK; translated from the coding sequence ATGATAATTCAAGGAACTGAAACATTATCTTCATTTATTCATATAGTATCTGAAAGCTTACTGACTCCGGTAATGATTTTGATTGTGGTTGGTTTGATAGTTGTTATATTATGTATTGGAGGACTTATTAATGAACGCATTTCAAGAAAAACAATTAGCTCTGAAGAATTGGAAAGTTTAGTTAGGGATGTTTCATTTTCACAGTCTCACAGTGAAATTGAAAAACTTATAGAAGAAAGCAATTTATTTGACTTTCAAAAGAATGTCCTTGTTAAGATAGCTAACAATTATGATATCGGAAGTGAGGCTAGAAAAGCATTAGCCAGTGAATTAATTTCAGCAGAAGAAACTAAATTAATTAAAAGTACTAATAAAACAGATGTTCTTGTAAGAGTAGGTCCTATTTTAGGTCTTTTAGGTACTTTAATTCCTTTAGGTCCGGGGTTAGCAGCATTAGGTTCTGGAGATATTGTTACATTAGCTGAAGCATTAACTGTTGCATTTGATACTACTGTCACTGGTTTGGTTATAGGTGCACTTGCTTATTTGGTATCTAAATTTAAAAAACAATGGTATGAATCAGATTTAATAGTTCTTGAAACTATTGCTGAAGCAGAATTAGAGACTTTAAATAGAAAGTGA
- a CDS encoding DUF2149 domain-containing protein — translation MLRKKRRISESLDDDPMSGLSNLSDAMLVLALGFLIFAIMALSANPELISQTPDTQDVSSADTFEQNYTDAGGMEDSGYSEVGKVYEDPTTGKLVMVSG, via the coding sequence ATGCTTAGGAAAAAACGTAGAATTAGTGAATCTTTAGATGATGACCCGATGAGTGGTTTATCTAACTTGTCTGATGCAATGCTAGTTCTGGCACTTGGATTTTTAATTTTTGCTATTATGGCATTATCTGCAAATCCGGAATTAATCTCTCAAACACCTGATACTCAGGATGTTTCTAGTGCTGATACTTTTGAACAGAATTATACTGATGCTGGCGGTATGGAAGATAGCGGATACAGTGAAGTAGGTAAAGTTTATGAAGATCCGACTACTGGTAAGCTAGTGATGGTATCGGGATAA